The proteins below are encoded in one region of Heliangelus exortis chromosome 22, bHelExo1.hap1, whole genome shotgun sequence:
- the LRRC8A gene encoding volume-regulated anion channel subunit LRRC8A, with protein MIPVTELRYFADTQPAYRILKPWWDVFTDYISIVMLMIAVFGGTLQVTQDKMICLPCKWVTKDSCNDSVRGWMASSPERTYYNSSLVPSADMGPTGIRYDLDRHQYNYVDAVCYENRLHWFAKYFPYLVLLHTLIFLACSNFWFKFPRTSSKLEHFVSILLKCFDSPWTTRALSETVVEESDTKPAFGKMNGSMDKKSSTVSEDVEATVPMLQRTKSRIEQGIVDRSETGVLDKKEGEQAKALFEKVKKFRTHVEEGDIVYRLYMRQTIIKVIKFILIICYTVYYVNNITFDVDCKVDIESLTGYRMYRCAHPLATLFKILASFYISLVIVYGVICMYTLWWMLRRSLKKYSFESIREESSYSDIPDVKNDFAFMLHLIDQYDPLYSKRFAVFLSEVSENKLRQLNLNNEWTLEKLRQRITKNSQDKLELHLFMLSGIPDTVFDLIELEVLKLELIPDVTIPPSIAQLTSLKELWLYHTAAKIEAPALAFLRENLKSLHIKFTDIKEIPLWIYSLKTLEELHLTGNLSAENNRYIVIDGLRELKRLKVLRLKSNLTKLPQVVTDVGVHLQKLSINNEGTKLIVLNSLKKMVNLTELELIRCDLERIPHSIFSLHNLQEIDLKDNNLKTIEEIISFQHLHRLTCLKLWYNHIAYIPMQIGNLTNLERLYLNRNKIDKIPTQLFYCRKLRYLDLSHNNLTFIPPDVGLLQNLQNLAVTANRIESLPPELFQCRKLRTLHLGNNVLQSLPSRVGELTNLSQIELRGNRLECLPVELGECPLLKRSGLVVEEDLFNTLPLEIKERLWRADKEQA; from the exons ATGATTCCAGTCACTGAACTGCGCTACTTTGCTGACACGCAGCCAGCGTACCGCATCCTGAAGCCGTGGTGGGATGTCTTCACAGACTACATCTCCATCGTGATGCTGATGATTGCAGTGTTTGGTGGGACACTCCAGGTCACCCAGGACAAAATGATTTGTCTGCCCTGTAAATGGGTTACCAAAGACTCTTGCAATGACTCGGTCAGAGGCTGGATGGCTTCAAGCCCGGAGCGTACCTACTATAACTCTAGTCTTGTTCCCTCTGCTGACATGGGGCCCACTGGGATCCGATACGATTTGGACCGGCACCAGTATAACTACGTGGACGCGGTGTGCTACGAGAACCGCCTTCACTGGTTTGCCAAGTATTTTCCTTATCTGGTGCTGCTACACACTCTCATCTTCCTGGCTTGTAGCAACTTCTGGTTCAAATTCCCAAGGACAAGCTCCAAGCTGGAGCATTTTGTGTCTATTTTGCTTAAGTGTTTTGACTCTCCGTGGACCACTAGGGCATTATCTGAGACGGTGGTGGAAGAGAGTGATACCAAGCCAGCATTTGGGAAAATGAATGGCTCCATGGACAAGAAATCCTCCACGGTCAGTGAGGATGTGGAAGCCACTGTTCCCATGCTGCAGAGAACAAAGTCTCGAATCGAGCAAGGAATTGTGGACCGGTCTGAGACTGGTGTCCTGGATAAAAAGGAAGGTGAACAAGCCAAGGCACTTTTTGAGAAAGTGAAAAAGTTCCGCACACACGTGGAAGAGGGAGATATTGTTTATCGCCTGTACATGAGACAGACCATCATCAAAGTGATCAAGTTCATTCTGATAATCTGCTACACCGTTTATTATGTCAACAACATAACGTTTGATGTTGACTGTAAAGTGGACATTGAGAGCTTGACTGGCTACAGGATGTACCGCTGTGCTCATCCTTTGGCCACTCTCTTCAAAATCTTGGCCTCCTTCTACATCAGTCTGGTGATAGTCTATGGTGTCATCTGCATGTACACACTCTGGTGGATGCTGAGGCGGTCGCTCAAGAAATACTCCTTTGAGTCCATCCGGGAGGAGAGCAGCTACAGTGACATTCCTGATGTGAAAAATGACTTTGCTTTCATGCTCCACCTGATTGATCAGTATGACCCCCTGTACTCCAAGCGCTTCGCTGTCTTTCTGTCAGAGGTGAGTGAGAACAAACTGAGGCAGCTGAACCTCAACAACGAGTGGACTTTGGAGAAGCTGCGCCAGAGGATCACCAAAAACTCCCAGGATAAGCTGGAGCTGCATCTCTTCATGTTGAGTGGCATTCCTGACACGGTCTTTGACCTCATTgagctggaggtgttgaagCTGGAGCTTATCCCTGATGTGACTATTCCCCCCAGCATTGCTCAGCTCACCAGCCTTAAGGAACTGTGGCTCTACCACACAGCTGCCAAAATTGAGGCTCCAGCCCTTGCCTTCTTGAGGGAGAACTTGAAATCTCTCCACATCAAGTTCACAGACATCAAGGAGATTCCTCTTTGGATTTACAGCTTGAAGACACTAGAGGAGCTCCATCTGACAGGGAACTTGAGCGCGGAAAACAACCGGTACATTGTGATAGATGGGTTGAGGGAGCTGAAGAGGCTGAAGGTATTAAGGTTGAAGAGTAACCTCACCAAACTGCCACAGGTGGTGACAGATGTTGGTGTGCATCTTCAGAAGCTTTCCATCAACAACGAGGGCACCAAACTCATTGTTCTCAACAGCCTTAAGAAAATGGTCAACTTGACAGAGCTCGAGCTGATCCGCTGTGACTTGGAACGCATCCCCCACTCTATCTTTAGCCTCCACAATCTGCAGGAGATAGACCTGAAGGACAATAACCTAAAGACCATTGAGGAAATCATCAGCTTCCAGCACTTACATCGTCTCACTTGCCTTAAATTGTGGTACAACCACATTGCCTATATCCCCATGCAAATTGGCAACCTCACCAATTTAGAGCGCCTCTACCTGAACCGTAACAAGATTGATAAGATCCCCACCCAGCTCTTCTATTGCAGAAAGCTTCGCTACTTGGATCTCAGCCACAACAACCTGACTTTCATACCACCAGATGTTGGGCTTCTTCAAAACCTACAGAACCTAGCTGTGACAGCCAACAGG attgaaaGTCTCCCACCAGAGCTGTTCCAGTGCAGGAAGCTGAGAACCTTACACCTGGGAAACAACGTGCTGCAGTCACTTCCATCCCGGGTTGGAGAGCTGACAAACCTGTCCCAGATAGAGCTGCGAGGGAACCGCTTGGAGTGCCTGCCCGTGGAGCTGGGGGAGTGCCCTCTGCTCAAACGCAGTGGGCTGGTGGTGGAAGAGGACCTGTTCAACACCCTGCCCCTGGAAATcaaggagaggctgtggaggGCAGACAAAGAGCAAgcttga